A stretch of the Tachysurus fulvidraco isolate hzauxx_2018 chromosome 18, HZAU_PFXX_2.0, whole genome shotgun sequence genome encodes the following:
- the LOC113648742 gene encoding macrophage mannose receptor 1-like isoform X3, with protein sequence MVRLVSVTLLFSVVCGIGAYIPHHYHFVNENKTWTEAQTYCREKYTDLATISNMREMKKLNQTLMKENTKKAWIGLQRAGPGRWLWSLEDQTFYRDGVTYTNWSSGEPNNKWGVEYCVGYFKDPKLWNDFPCEILKPFVCYEEKNTNTNKYVYISDKKSWYDAQTYCREKYTDLVSVRNQTENDEIWSVVNVSVSSDVWIGLFNDSWNWSVQSNSTFRYWRSDKPSRSLICAAVSESEQRYWTDVNCTEKLPFICHENKLILIKENLTWWEALTYCRNHHHDLVSVRTEEMQLWVKEVTQNASTEHVWLGLRHDCAQRVWFWVVGSIICYQCWAPGNGTWNEDCSHEKKSGAVQSGGEQKWIELPESRKLNFICSTYDDLFY encoded by the exons TAGTATGTGGTATAGGAGCATATATTCCTCATCACTATcactttgtgaatgagaataaaacctggactgaagctcagacttactgcagagagaaatacactgatCTGGCAACCATCAGCAACatgagagagatgaagaagctgAATCAGACACTGATGAAGGAAAATACAAAGAAAGCTTGGATTGGTCTACAGAGAGCAGGACCTGGGAGATGGCTGTGGTCTCTGGAAGACCAAACTTTCTACAGAGACGGAGTCACTTACACAAACTGGAGTAGTGGAGAACCAAATAACAAATGGGGAGTTGAGTACTGTGTGGGATATTTTAAGGACCCTAAATTATGGAATGATTTCCCATGTGAAATATTGAAACCTTTTGTATGTTATGAAG aaaaaaacacaaatactaacaaatatgtatatattagtgATAAAAAGAGCTGGTATGATGCTCAgacctactgcagagagaaatacaccgaCCTGGTCAGTGTGAGGAACCAAACTGAGAATGACGAGATCTGGAGTGTGGTTAATGTTTCAGTCAGTTCAGATGTTTGGATCGGTCTGTTTAATGACTCCTGGAATTGGTCAGTTCAGAGTAACTCCACATTCAGATACTGGAGATCTGACAAACCCAGTAGAAGTTTGATCTGTGCTGCAGTGTCTGAGTCTGAGCAACGTTACTGGACTGATGTGAACTGCACAGAAAAACTCCCGTTCATCTGCCATGAGA ATAAACTGATCTTGATTAAGGAGAATCTGACCTGGTGGGAAGCTCTGACATACTGCAGGAACCATCATCATGACCTGGTGTCAGTGCGCACCGAGGAGATGCAGCTCTGGGTGAAGGAAGTGACTCAAAACGCCTCCACTGAACACGTGTGGCTCGGCCTGCGTCACGACTGCGCCCAGCGTGTCTGGTTCTGGGTTGTTGGATCAATAATCTGCTATCAGTGCTGGGCACCAGGGAATGGGACCTGGAATGAAGACTGTAGTCATGAGAAGAAAAGCGGAGCAGTGCAGTCTGGAGGAGAGCAGAAGTGGATCGAGCTGCCTGAGAGCCGGAAGCTCAACTTCATCTGCTCTACCTATGATG atttgttttattaa
- the LOC113648742 gene encoding macrophage mannose receptor 1-like isoform X1: MKAMRSAHDMVRLVSVTLLFSVVCGIGAYIPHHYHFVNENKTWTEAQTYCREKYTDLATISNMREMKKLNQTLMKENTKKAWIGLQRAGPGRWLWSLEDQTFYRDGVTYTNWSSGEPNNKWGVEYCVGYFKDPKLWNDFPCEILKPFVCYEEKNTNTNKYVYISDKKSWYDAQTYCREKYTDLVSVRNQTENDEIWSVVNVSVSSDVWIGLFNDSWNWSVQSNSTFRYWRSDKPSRSLICAAVSESEQRYWTDVNCTEKLPFICHENKLILIKENLTWWEALTYCRNHHHDLVSVRTEEMQLWVKEVTQNASTEHVWLGLRHDCAQRVWFWVVGSIICYQCWAPGNGTWNEDCSHEKKSGAVQSGGEQKWIELPESRKLNFICSTYDDLFY, encoded by the exons TAGTATGTGGTATAGGAGCATATATTCCTCATCACTATcactttgtgaatgagaataaaacctggactgaagctcagacttactgcagagagaaatacactgatCTGGCAACCATCAGCAACatgagagagatgaagaagctgAATCAGACACTGATGAAGGAAAATACAAAGAAAGCTTGGATTGGTCTACAGAGAGCAGGACCTGGGAGATGGCTGTGGTCTCTGGAAGACCAAACTTTCTACAGAGACGGAGTCACTTACACAAACTGGAGTAGTGGAGAACCAAATAACAAATGGGGAGTTGAGTACTGTGTGGGATATTTTAAGGACCCTAAATTATGGAATGATTTCCCATGTGAAATATTGAAACCTTTTGTATGTTATGAAG aaaaaaacacaaatactaacaaatatgtatatattagtgATAAAAAGAGCTGGTATGATGCTCAgacctactgcagagagaaatacaccgaCCTGGTCAGTGTGAGGAACCAAACTGAGAATGACGAGATCTGGAGTGTGGTTAATGTTTCAGTCAGTTCAGATGTTTGGATCGGTCTGTTTAATGACTCCTGGAATTGGTCAGTTCAGAGTAACTCCACATTCAGATACTGGAGATCTGACAAACCCAGTAGAAGTTTGATCTGTGCTGCAGTGTCTGAGTCTGAGCAACGTTACTGGACTGATGTGAACTGCACAGAAAAACTCCCGTTCATCTGCCATGAGA ATAAACTGATCTTGATTAAGGAGAATCTGACCTGGTGGGAAGCTCTGACATACTGCAGGAACCATCATCATGACCTGGTGTCAGTGCGCACCGAGGAGATGCAGCTCTGGGTGAAGGAAGTGACTCAAAACGCCTCCACTGAACACGTGTGGCTCGGCCTGCGTCACGACTGCGCCCAGCGTGTCTGGTTCTGGGTTGTTGGATCAATAATCTGCTATCAGTGCTGGGCACCAGGGAATGGGACCTGGAATGAAGACTGTAGTCATGAGAAGAAAAGCGGAGCAGTGCAGTCTGGAGGAGAGCAGAAGTGGATCGAGCTGCCTGAGAGCCGGAAGCTCAACTTCATCTGCTCTACCTATGATG atttgttttattaa
- the LOC113648742 gene encoding macrophage mannose receptor 1-like isoform X4 produces MVRLVSVTLLFSVCGIGAYIPHHYHFVNENKTWTEAQTYCREKYTDLATISNMREMKKLNQTLMKENTKKAWIGLQRAGPGRWLWSLEDQTFYRDGVTYTNWSSGEPNNKWGVEYCVGYFKDPKLWNDFPCEILKPFVCYEEKNTNTNKYVYISDKKSWYDAQTYCREKYTDLVSVRNQTENDEIWSVVNVSVSSDVWIGLFNDSWNWSVQSNSTFRYWRSDKPSRSLICAAVSESEQRYWTDVNCTEKLPFICHENKLILIKENLTWWEALTYCRNHHHDLVSVRTEEMQLWVKEVTQNASTEHVWLGLRHDCAQRVWFWVVGSIICYQCWAPGNGTWNEDCSHEKKSGAVQSGGEQKWIELPESRKLNFICSTYDDLFY; encoded by the exons TATGTGGTATAGGAGCATATATTCCTCATCACTATcactttgtgaatgagaataaaacctggactgaagctcagacttactgcagagagaaatacactgatCTGGCAACCATCAGCAACatgagagagatgaagaagctgAATCAGACACTGATGAAGGAAAATACAAAGAAAGCTTGGATTGGTCTACAGAGAGCAGGACCTGGGAGATGGCTGTGGTCTCTGGAAGACCAAACTTTCTACAGAGACGGAGTCACTTACACAAACTGGAGTAGTGGAGAACCAAATAACAAATGGGGAGTTGAGTACTGTGTGGGATATTTTAAGGACCCTAAATTATGGAATGATTTCCCATGTGAAATATTGAAACCTTTTGTATGTTATGAAG aaaaaaacacaaatactaacaaatatgtatatattagtgATAAAAAGAGCTGGTATGATGCTCAgacctactgcagagagaaatacaccgaCCTGGTCAGTGTGAGGAACCAAACTGAGAATGACGAGATCTGGAGTGTGGTTAATGTTTCAGTCAGTTCAGATGTTTGGATCGGTCTGTTTAATGACTCCTGGAATTGGTCAGTTCAGAGTAACTCCACATTCAGATACTGGAGATCTGACAAACCCAGTAGAAGTTTGATCTGTGCTGCAGTGTCTGAGTCTGAGCAACGTTACTGGACTGATGTGAACTGCACAGAAAAACTCCCGTTCATCTGCCATGAGA ATAAACTGATCTTGATTAAGGAGAATCTGACCTGGTGGGAAGCTCTGACATACTGCAGGAACCATCATCATGACCTGGTGTCAGTGCGCACCGAGGAGATGCAGCTCTGGGTGAAGGAAGTGACTCAAAACGCCTCCACTGAACACGTGTGGCTCGGCCTGCGTCACGACTGCGCCCAGCGTGTCTGGTTCTGGGTTGTTGGATCAATAATCTGCTATCAGTGCTGGGCACCAGGGAATGGGACCTGGAATGAAGACTGTAGTCATGAGAAGAAAAGCGGAGCAGTGCAGTCTGGAGGAGAGCAGAAGTGGATCGAGCTGCCTGAGAGCCGGAAGCTCAACTTCATCTGCTCTACCTATGATG atttgttttattaa
- the LOC113648742 gene encoding macrophage mannose receptor 1-like isoform X2, which yields MKAMRSAHDMVRLVSVTLLFSVCGIGAYIPHHYHFVNENKTWTEAQTYCREKYTDLATISNMREMKKLNQTLMKENTKKAWIGLQRAGPGRWLWSLEDQTFYRDGVTYTNWSSGEPNNKWGVEYCVGYFKDPKLWNDFPCEILKPFVCYEEKNTNTNKYVYISDKKSWYDAQTYCREKYTDLVSVRNQTENDEIWSVVNVSVSSDVWIGLFNDSWNWSVQSNSTFRYWRSDKPSRSLICAAVSESEQRYWTDVNCTEKLPFICHENKLILIKENLTWWEALTYCRNHHHDLVSVRTEEMQLWVKEVTQNASTEHVWLGLRHDCAQRVWFWVVGSIICYQCWAPGNGTWNEDCSHEKKSGAVQSGGEQKWIELPESRKLNFICSTYDDLFY from the exons TATGTGGTATAGGAGCATATATTCCTCATCACTATcactttgtgaatgagaataaaacctggactgaagctcagacttactgcagagagaaatacactgatCTGGCAACCATCAGCAACatgagagagatgaagaagctgAATCAGACACTGATGAAGGAAAATACAAAGAAAGCTTGGATTGGTCTACAGAGAGCAGGACCTGGGAGATGGCTGTGGTCTCTGGAAGACCAAACTTTCTACAGAGACGGAGTCACTTACACAAACTGGAGTAGTGGAGAACCAAATAACAAATGGGGAGTTGAGTACTGTGTGGGATATTTTAAGGACCCTAAATTATGGAATGATTTCCCATGTGAAATATTGAAACCTTTTGTATGTTATGAAG aaaaaaacacaaatactaacaaatatgtatatattagtgATAAAAAGAGCTGGTATGATGCTCAgacctactgcagagagaaatacaccgaCCTGGTCAGTGTGAGGAACCAAACTGAGAATGACGAGATCTGGAGTGTGGTTAATGTTTCAGTCAGTTCAGATGTTTGGATCGGTCTGTTTAATGACTCCTGGAATTGGTCAGTTCAGAGTAACTCCACATTCAGATACTGGAGATCTGACAAACCCAGTAGAAGTTTGATCTGTGCTGCAGTGTCTGAGTCTGAGCAACGTTACTGGACTGATGTGAACTGCACAGAAAAACTCCCGTTCATCTGCCATGAGA ATAAACTGATCTTGATTAAGGAGAATCTGACCTGGTGGGAAGCTCTGACATACTGCAGGAACCATCATCATGACCTGGTGTCAGTGCGCACCGAGGAGATGCAGCTCTGGGTGAAGGAAGTGACTCAAAACGCCTCCACTGAACACGTGTGGCTCGGCCTGCGTCACGACTGCGCCCAGCGTGTCTGGTTCTGGGTTGTTGGATCAATAATCTGCTATCAGTGCTGGGCACCAGGGAATGGGACCTGGAATGAAGACTGTAGTCATGAGAAGAAAAGCGGAGCAGTGCAGTCTGGAGGAGAGCAGAAGTGGATCGAGCTGCCTGAGAGCCGGAAGCTCAACTTCATCTGCTCTACCTATGATG atttgttttattaa